In one Sphingobacterium daejeonense genomic region, the following are encoded:
- a CDS encoding Gfo/Idh/MocA family protein, protein MENRKLRMGMIGGGQGSFIGAVHRSAALLDGKIDLVCGAFSSRPDVAIDSGKDLALPSDRVYSSFQEMIEKEKELPEDIRMDFVSIVTPNNVHFEPAVLALKNGFHVVIDKPVTFTLQEAEELAKVVEETGMMLCLTHTYVGYPMVKQAKELVQGK, encoded by the coding sequence ATGGAAAATAGAAAATTGAGAATGGGAATGATTGGTGGCGGACAAGGTTCTTTTATTGGAGCAGTACATCGATCTGCTGCTCTGTTAGATGGAAAAATTGATTTGGTTTGTGGAGCTTTCAGTTCTCGGCCAGATGTTGCAATTGATTCTGGGAAAGATCTTGCACTACCTTCTGATCGAGTTTACTCCTCTTTTCAGGAAATGATAGAGAAAGAAAAGGAATTGCCAGAAGATATCAGAATGGATTTTGTGTCGATCGTTACTCCAAACAACGTTCATTTTGAACCCGCAGTCCTTGCGTTGAAAAATGGCTTTCATGTTGTTATAGATAAGCCAGTTACATTTACACTCCAAGAAGCAGAGGAATTGGCAAAGGTTGTGGAAGAAACAGGCATGATGCTTTGTCTGACACATACCTATGTAGGATATCCAATGGTGAAGCAAGCAAAAGAACTTGTTCAAGGAAAATAA
- a CDS encoding Gfo/Idh/MocA family protein encodes MVEYPQGWLSKGIENTGSVQAAWRTDPQRSGKSGCMADIGTHAAHLAEHVSGLKITHLCANLNIYGEEGYWMMTAMYCLSLKTGQLVF; translated from the coding sequence ATGGTGGAATATCCACAAGGATGGTTGAGCAAAGGAATTGAAAATACAGGCAGTGTACAGGCAGCATGGAGAACAGATCCTCAAAGAAGTGGTAAAAGTGGTTGTATGGCAGATATAGGTACGCATGCTGCACACCTTGCTGAACATGTTTCAGGATTGAAAATTACACATCTATGCGCAAACCTCAATATTTATGGCGAGGAAGGCTATTGGATGATGACGGCGATGTATTGCTTAAGTTTGAAGACGGGGCAACTGGTGTTTTAA
- a CDS encoding Gfo/Idh/MocA family protein, whose product MRKPQYLWRGRLLDDDGDVLLKFEDGATGVLSASQVATGEENALKLRIYGEKAGLEWRTGRTKYTPW is encoded by the coding sequence ATGCGCAAACCTCAATATTTATGGCGAGGAAGGCTATTGGATGATGACGGCGATGTATTGCTTAAGTTTGAAGACGGGGCAACTGGTGTTTTAAGTGCCTCCCAAGTAGCAACCGGTGAAGAAAATGCCCTAAAATTAAGGATATATGGAGAAAAAGCTGGATTGGAATGGAGGACAGGAAGAACCAAATACACTCCCTGGTGA
- a CDS encoding sensor histidine kinase, producing the protein MAIIIVVFVFLLYNQYYKRIQEENNLRHQQELQFEVDSKALAINTQEEERKRIARTLHDELGNKLQVLKLNLNSFQEQLDSDHFLIFREKLDALIDTTREISHRMYPVNLEYFGLVLTLEEMESNLIGYDYKLFLLRPYTERPLSFEVQVYRIILEFVNNTIKHAHANKLLIYIRDTDKHISFLLKDNGRGFSMDNKKGMGLSNMNTRVELLNGKSKLSSAVGKGTRLIMVFSKHEGYE; encoded by the coding sequence TTGGCAATTATTATTGTCGTATTTGTTTTCTTATTGTATAATCAATATTATAAGAGAATACAAGAGGAGAATAATTTGAGACATCAACAGGAATTGCAATTTGAGGTAGATTCGAAGGCATTGGCAATCAATACGCAAGAAGAAGAAAGAAAAAGAATTGCTAGGACACTGCATGATGAACTAGGTAATAAATTGCAAGTGCTTAAGCTTAATTTAAACAGTTTTCAGGAACAATTGGATTCTGATCATTTTTTGATTTTTAGAGAAAAACTGGACGCATTAATAGATACTACGCGTGAGATATCCCATAGAATGTATCCTGTGAACCTAGAATATTTTGGATTGGTACTCACTTTAGAAGAAATGGAAAGTAATCTTATCGGATATGATTATAAGTTATTCTTATTGCGGCCATATACTGAAAGACCTTTAAGCTTTGAAGTTCAAGTCTATAGAATAATCCTGGAGTTTGTAAATAATACTATTAAGCACGCCCATGCAAACAAATTGCTAATTTATATCAGAGATACAGATAAGCACATATCCTTTTTATTGAAAGATAATGGGAGGGGTTTTTCCATGGATAATAAAAAAGGAATGGGGCTTTCGAATATGAATACAAGGGTAGAATTACTGAATGGTAAATCTAAGCTGAGCTCGGCAGTTGGAAAGGGAACAAGGTTAATTATGGTTTTCTCTAAGCATGAAGGTTATGAGTGA
- a CDS encoding response regulator transcription factor: protein MSEIKIALMDDESLFIEGLSLLIERIPNCKVVYKNSDSSTLIDDFYSLPEIDIPDILLLDIQMEPISGLELVEKILPNFPKVKILILSSHYKSNMIGHMLKLGVSGFLPKVIDTETLKNAIQTVYQTGVYVSASDYQLLHQYLNNPNKKVSFDLKDQLTEREIEVIRLICEEYTNIEIAEQLFLSKRTVESHRQRILDKLGLKNTVGLVIYALANEIFVPKK, encoded by the coding sequence ATGAGTGAGATTAAAATTGCATTAATGGATGATGAATCATTGTTTATTGAAGGATTGAGTCTGCTTATTGAAAGAATTCCAAATTGTAAGGTTGTTTATAAAAACAGTGATTCATCCACATTAATTGATGATTTCTACAGCTTGCCTGAAATTGACATTCCAGATATTCTACTTTTGGATATTCAGATGGAACCAATCTCAGGGCTTGAGTTGGTAGAGAAAATTTTACCAAATTTTCCTAAGGTTAAGATCCTGATCCTTTCTTCTCATTATAAATCTAATATGATTGGTCATATGTTGAAGCTTGGAGTCTCTGGTTTTCTTCCTAAAGTAATTGATACCGAAACATTAAAAAATGCAATTCAAACTGTATATCAAACTGGAGTATATGTCTCAGCCTCAGATTATCAATTACTGCATCAATATCTAAACAATCCAAATAAAAAAGTATCATTTGACCTAAAAGATCAATTGACAGAACGAGAAATTGAAGTGATCCGTTTGATCTGTGAAGAATATACCAATATAGAAATTGCTGAACAATTGTTTCTCAGTAAGCGTACTGTGGAAAGTCACAGACAGCGGATATTAGATAAATTAGGATTGAAAAACACTGTTGGGTTAGTAATATATGCCTTAGCCAATGAAATATTCGTCCCCAAAAAATAA
- a CDS encoding IS1182 family transposase, which yields MLSTQQKIQFSSYSGLYDIIVPKDNLLRKINDLIDFSFIHEELLEKYCQTNGRTAESPIKMFKYLLLKTIYTVSDVDVVDRSRYDMSFKYFLEMAPEEDVINPSSLTKFRKLRLKDMDLLNLLINKTVTIALEKGIIKSRSIIVDATHTHCRSNPYTALEVLKERSKLLRKAIYQIDEDYKGRLPQKNESNDLDQELAYCRELQRVLDQDQSISEIPAVKEKLNLLKETIEDTKEYYLLSKDGEARLGHKSMDSSFFGYKTHLAMTEERIITAAVVTTGEKGDGPELPRLLEISQQNGMEVDTIIGDAAYSGKDNLRLAKEQNIDIIAKLKPAVSQGSRKESDHFHYNKDAGMFVCPAGHLAIRKARQGKKNIGKNQADTYYFDVDRCKVCPLREGCYKDGSKTKTYSITIKSELHKEQMAFQQTYHYRSKSKERYKIEAKNSELKNVHGYGRADSYGIQNMEMQGAMAIFTVNLKRILKLI from the coding sequence ATGCTTTCTACCCAACAAAAAATTCAGTTCAGTTCCTATTCGGGATTGTACGATATCATTGTTCCAAAAGACAATCTACTTCGCAAAATCAACGATCTTATCGATTTCAGTTTTATACATGAGGAACTTTTGGAGAAGTATTGCCAGACCAATGGGCGTACAGCAGAGAGCCCCATCAAGATGTTCAAGTACCTTCTGTTAAAGACGATCTACACCGTTTCGGATGTTGATGTCGTTGATCGTTCCAGATATGACATGTCCTTTAAATACTTTCTGGAAATGGCCCCTGAGGAGGATGTGATCAATCCAAGTTCGCTCACCAAATTCCGTAAGCTACGGTTAAAGGACATGGACCTATTGAACCTGTTGATCAATAAGACCGTAACGATCGCTCTTGAAAAGGGTATTATAAAATCAAGGTCCATCATCGTAGATGCCACACATACCCATTGCAGATCGAACCCATACACAGCACTGGAAGTGCTCAAGGAACGATCCAAGCTGTTGAGGAAAGCAATATATCAGATCGATGAGGACTACAAAGGGCGCCTACCACAAAAGAACGAGTCCAACGACCTGGACCAAGAGCTTGCCTATTGCAGGGAATTACAGAGAGTGCTGGATCAGGATCAATCTATCAGTGAAATACCGGCTGTAAAAGAGAAGTTGAACCTGTTGAAGGAAACCATCGAGGACACAAAGGAATACTATCTGCTCTCAAAAGATGGTGAAGCCAGGCTTGGACATAAATCAATGGACAGTAGTTTCTTTGGCTATAAAACACATCTGGCAATGACCGAGGAACGCATCATCACAGCAGCGGTCGTTACTACAGGCGAGAAAGGTGATGGTCCGGAACTGCCCCGATTATTGGAGATCAGCCAGCAGAATGGAATGGAAGTGGACACGATTATAGGCGATGCCGCATATTCTGGAAAGGACAATCTACGGCTGGCAAAAGAACAGAACATTGATATCATCGCTAAATTGAAACCGGCAGTCAGCCAGGGATCCAGGAAAGAAAGCGATCACTTTCACTACAATAAAGATGCGGGGATGTTTGTCTGTCCGGCTGGCCATCTAGCAATCCGGAAGGCCCGTCAGGGCAAAAAGAACATAGGTAAAAATCAAGCAGACACGTATTACTTCGATGTGGATAGATGTAAGGTTTGCCCTCTCAGGGAAGGATGTTATAAGGATGGGTCAAAAACAAAGACCTATTCGATAACCATTAAATCCGAACTCCATAAAGAGCAGATGGCTTTCCAGCAAACCTATCATTACCGGAGCAAGTCTAAGGAAAGGTATAAGATCGAGGCAAAGAACAGTGAGCTCAAGAATGTCCATGGTTATGGAAGAGCAGATTCCTATGGCATCCAAAATATGGAAATGCAGGGTGCAATGGCCATCTTCACGGTAAACTTGAAAAGAATCCTGAAATTGATCTAA
- a CDS encoding NAD(P)H-dependent flavin oxidoreductase, with product MFLDSTGADHVKIPIIAAGGIVDARGVKAAFTLGADAVQIGTAFLATEESGTSNIHRKKLFSTDARYTTLTKLFTGRLSRGLRNRLTEELKDYQNSVAPYPLQGKIVGKLGAYPANTESNPDFKSFWASQAAPLLKYHHVNEVIENIVNEMDK from the coding sequence ATTTTCCTTGATTCCACAGGTGCTGACCATGTAAAAATCCCTATCATAGCTGCTGGAGGAATAGTTGATGCTCGAGGAGTTAAGGCAGCTTTTACTTTGGGGGCAGATGCTGTACAGATAGGTACGGCATTTCTGGCTACTGAGGAATCAGGCACAAGTAATATCCATCGAAAAAAATTGTTTTCAACTGACGCACGATATACAACTTTAACTAAATTGTTTACAGGTAGATTATCTCGAGGACTCAGAAATCGATTAACAGAAGAACTAAAAGATTATCAGAATTCAGTTGCTCCTTATCCATTGCAGGGGAAGATTGTTGGTAAACTTGGAGCATATCCTGCAAATACAGAATCAAATCCAGATTTTAAGTCCTTTTGGGCTAGTCAAGCTGCTCCCCTATTAAAATATCATCATGTCAATGAAGTTATTGAAAACATTGTCAATGAAATGGACAAATAA
- a CDS encoding nitronate monooxygenase, which yields MWKDTKLTDLLNIDLPIVQGPFGGRISSIALTTAVSNAGALGSYGCQPFYAHEIIEISNDIRKETSKPFNLNLWVNDVDPETTNFNEQSLVDIIKIFQPYFDEVGAEPPTYPLPESPTFENQIEAIFEVKPAVFQFCVWDSL from the coding sequence ATGTGGAAAGACACGAAGCTTACCGATCTTTTAAATATTGATCTTCCAATAGTTCAAGGACCATTTGGGGGAAGAATTTCTTCAATAGCTTTAACAACAGCTGTTTCAAATGCAGGAGCATTGGGTTCATATGGGTGTCAACCCTTTTATGCCCATGAGATCATAGAGATATCAAACGATATTAGAAAGGAAACTTCAAAGCCTTTCAACCTGAATTTGTGGGTTAATGATGTGGACCCAGAGACTACGAATTTCAATGAACAAAGCTTAGTTGATATCATCAAGATATTCCAACCATACTTTGATGAAGTTGGCGCCGAACCACCTACATATCCTTTACCTGAAAGCCCGACTTTTGAGAATCAAATAGAGGCAATTTTTGAAGTAAAGCCCGCCGTTTTTCAGTTTTGTGTTTGGGATTCCCTCTGA
- a CDS encoding lycopene cyclase domain-containing protein, producing the protein MKYTYFLILFFTVIICFIASFDKRIKFNRQFIPFLKAAIIVAIPFIAWDIWFTNHGVWWFNENYTIGLNIGPLPLEECLFFIFIPFSCIFTYFCIDKFFKLEWTSAFNNIIVFVSIIVCCLIALLHYDKIYTLVTVIVTIFTLIYLHFIVRVKWIGQASLVFTILMLGFFPVNGVLTGTGLESPIVNYNPNDFLGIRMLTIPIEDAVYGYSQFLLVLFFFKKFEIKD; encoded by the coding sequence ATGAAATACACTTATTTTTTAATATTATTTTTCACGGTCATCATTTGTTTTATAGCATCTTTTGATAAAAGAATAAAATTCAACAGACAATTTATACCCTTTTTGAAAGCAGCTATAATTGTAGCTATTCCATTTATTGCATGGGATATATGGTTTACAAACCATGGAGTTTGGTGGTTCAATGAAAATTATACAATCGGATTAAACATTGGCCCATTGCCCTTAGAAGAATGTTTGTTTTTTATCTTTATTCCTTTCTCCTGCATTTTCACTTATTTCTGCATTGACAAATTCTTCAAATTAGAATGGACCTCAGCATTTAACAATATTATTGTTTTTGTAAGTATCATTGTTTGTTGTTTGATAGCACTGCTTCATTACGATAAAATATATACCCTAGTAACAGTTATTGTAACTATCTTCACATTAATATACTTGCATTTTATAGTTCGAGTAAAATGGATAGGACAAGCTTCCTTAGTATTCACGATATTAATGTTAGGATTTTTCCCTGTGAATGGAGTTTTAACTGGTACAGGGCTTGAATCACCTATCGTAAATTATAACCCAAATGATTTTCTAGGAATTCGAATGTTAACAATTCCGATAGAAGATGCTGTTTATGGATATAGTCAGTTTTTGTTGGTTCTATTTTTCTTCAAAAAATTTGAAATTAAAGATTGA
- a CDS encoding sterol desaturase family protein has protein sequence MILKIFILILTFILMEGATWIIHKYIMHGFLWYLHRDHHDHSNTTVMEKNDYFFVIFALPTIALMYFGSLDNYNYLFFIGLGIMLYGIAYFFVHDIFIHQRFKIFSHTKNPYFLALRRAHKQHHKHLGKEDGECFGFLYVPIKYFQMYKNKTDNS, from the coding sequence ATGATTTTAAAAATATTCATATTGATTTTGACCTTTATTTTGATGGAAGGTGCGACATGGATCATTCATAAATATATTATGCACGGATTTTTATGGTATCTACATAGAGATCATCATGACCATAGCAATACAACGGTTATGGAAAAAAATGATTATTTCTTTGTCATATTTGCTTTACCGACTATCGCATTGATGTATTTTGGATCATTGGATAATTACAATTACTTATTCTTTATTGGACTAGGTATTATGCTATACGGTATTGCCTATTTTTTTGTTCATGATATCTTTATCCACCAACGGTTTAAAATTTTCAGCCATACCAAAAACCCATATTTTTTGGCTTTAAGAAGAGCTCATAAACAGCACCATAAGCATCTTGGAAAAGAAGATGGAGAATGCTTCGGGTTTTTATATGTACCAATAAAGTATTTCCAAATGTATAAGAACAAAACTGATAACTCATGA
- a CDS encoding phytoene/squalene synthase family protein, producing the protein MKKLFDELAYEVSKKTTEKYSTSFSLGILALSPSIRKAVYAIYGYVRLADEIVDSFHGYDKEKLLRRLRIETDHALQEGISLNPILQSFQETVNHYKIDQYLIERFLHSMEMDLQKITYDSELYDEYIYGSAEVVGLMCLQVFTEGDKVRYEELKPYAMKLGSAFQKVNFLRDLKDDYQILGRSYFPNIDMSIFDNDIKK; encoded by the coding sequence ATGAAAAAACTATTTGATGAGTTGGCCTATGAGGTTAGCAAAAAAACAACAGAAAAATATAGCACTAGTTTTTCTTTAGGAATATTGGCCTTAAGTCCATCAATTCGTAAGGCTGTCTATGCTATTTATGGTTATGTTCGCTTAGCCGATGAGATAGTAGATAGTTTTCATGGCTATGACAAAGAGAAGCTATTAAGAAGATTAAGGATTGAGACCGACCATGCTCTTCAAGAAGGAATCTCTTTGAATCCTATTTTACAATCCTTCCAAGAAACTGTCAATCATTATAAAATCGACCAATATTTAATCGAACGCTTTTTACACAGCATGGAAATGGATCTTCAAAAAATCACTTATGATTCGGAGCTCTATGATGAATATATTTATGGTTCTGCTGAGGTAGTGGGTCTAATGTGTTTACAGGTTTTTACAGAAGGTGATAAAGTACGCTATGAAGAGTTAAAACCTTATGCCATGAAATTGGGTTCAGCATTTCAAAAAGTAAATTTTCTTAGAGATCTTAAGGACGATTATCAAATATTGGGAAGGAGTTATTTCCCAAATATAGATATGAGCATTTTTGACAACGATATAAAAAAGTAA